CAACAAGTCAACCGGCGTTTTGTTCGTTACCTTGCCGATGATACTAATCTGGCCTTCAACCATGAAAAATTGCAAAGTCTCAACCAAAATATCACTATAATATTCTTCCTTTAACTCCTCCGGATAATCGGAGTAACCTTGCTCTTCCACCTGCTCTTTAAGGTGTGTGATATATAAATGCATTACCGCTACAAATACAAGTGAAAACCCTATCCCGTACGTTGCCCCATTTAATATTCGTTGAAGAAAGTTTTTCATATTTCTTTAGTCCTTACTCCGCACATAATGAGGCTGTAGAAACACCCTGTTTGTAGAATTCCCCTTACCAGAGCCAATAATTAAATTTAATAACTTATCTTTATCTCAATCATTACCTTTTTTCAAGAATATATTGCCTGATTTCTCAATTAAAAAAAACAGAGCCTCTTTTTTTGATAAACAAGCTCTTATAAGTCACTTTTCCCCCTTATTAATGCAATCTTCCATAGTTCATTAATTTCTCAATATTATGAACCATACTGTACAACTGCCACTGACCCTGGACTTTTTTCCTGCCTCTTAAACTGAATCTCTTTTCTCTGCTTTATGTAATTCCTTTGGAATAAGCGAAGAGGACTATCTTTAGCAGGACAGAGGGGTGGTAGGCTGGGCGGCCTGCTATATCATTGTTATAGCGGAAGTAAAAAACAGAAAGATCAGCTTTATGCGCAATTAAATAATGAATGGCATATTCAAAGGTTCCCGGCTACAATTGGGCTTCATAATTTTAAGCAACCCGTTCCATTTGATTGAGGTCTTTGTGGATAAAATTGGGCATGGACAATATCCTCTTTGCTTTTTGCCAATTATATCAAATTAAACGGGGATTATGAGGGGGGGCTACAGCTTGAACGTTGCCGTAACCGGCGGAAAAAACTGTAGAGGAGGTACGACCGGTACAGTTTTTGACGTCCGCGTTTACAGGCTTGTTATGTTTATATACCAAGAGTTACCACCAGTTCCTTATTTTCAACGACCACATCCTTTAAGACCATACGAGCGACTGCTTGTTTCCCGTCGCCTAAGTTAAGGGTATATATTGGATTTTCATCGTAGTATTTAGCTAACGCTTTTGTTAAAGCCTTATTTACTTTTTGCATATATTTATCAGGTATACCTTGAACTCCCAGGCTCTCAATTACTGGATCGGTAAGATAAAACTCCCCTTTTTCGGCTAGATATCTAACTCCTCCCGATACATCGACTGACCCACCCAGCGGTTTTGGGTTTTTGTCAATTTTGATATTAAGCAATACATCTAGGCCGGCATTAACCCTTTTTGTGCCATTTTCGAGAAGAATACGAGGATTTTGAAGCGTGATCTGGATAATGAAAAAATAGGATTTTGTTAATGGTAACTTTTTATCCAATTTTTCCCTGATGTCAGATTCTGACATGCGCACAACATACTCTTTACCCGAAAAATAGTAGTATGTAACAGCTATAAACATAGCAGCCACCACAACTGCAATTAATGCTTTTTTGCTCATAATTTCCTTTTCAAACACCGGATAGGTCAGGGGCATTACTGCCCCCTTCCCTCCTAAGAACCGTACGTGACAGTTTCCCATCATACGGCTCAAGCACCTCCATAAGCTGCCCTTGTGGAACAACCCGTAAATTAAATTTTACTACACGATACCAATAAGTTTTCTGAATAACAAACTATTCAAAGGGTGCATATCCCGTCATTTGCTCTCCCTTTTTAATCAGATTAATTCTATGTTCTCGTGCGAAGGCACCTGCTACCTTTCAGCCTCTTTACAGAGCCGGTAATGTTTCAACCGGATCTCTCCCATTACAGAAGAGCCTTCGCTACGTGATAGCATCTCACCCCATCATCAGCGCAATGGCAGCATGTCTCCGTTGGGAACTGACAGGAACATGTCAGGTATTATCAAGGAACGTAACTACTTGTAATACAATCAATAGTGCGACCTCGGGTCGCAAATAACGATTGAATTAAGCAAGCCGTCAGCGATCTGCTTGAATGCGGGGTTATACCTCATATAAACGTTTTTGCTATGCGAACACCTTCCAAGCCTGAATCATCAAATTTCACAATATAGAACTCTTCATCAAAAGGTTGTCCCTCCATGGTTTTTAATTCTTCTATTTCTATATCGTTAGCTTCATTCATGTCAACACGTGTTGGCATAGACTTACCATTTTTATGACGATAAATAAACTTTTCCGGTATTTTGACCTTTCTGATCTGATCTACTGTCAAGTTATAGAATAAATCCGGAGGATTTTTGTAGTCGTTCAAAAATTCCACCCATATGTAGTGATCAAGAAGCAAAGTTCCTTCACCTGCAACTTGGTCGCCTGCTTTGAATTCTGAGACTTTGTTGGAACAGATATAAAACTTAAACCCTCCAGTATCAACAACCAATATGTATTCATTGTTTTCTTGCCCGTAATTCCTGAGAACTATTCCAGAGAATTCATAATCGGCATTTCCCTGTGAACGCATAAAATATTCATTTGTTTCAGTGATAGTTTTAATACCTCTTTCTTCAAGCTCAAAAGATAAATTAACCTTATCGCCCGTCTTAAGTGGTGGATAATTTCCATCACCTATATGCCAAGATTCAAATATTGCTTCTAGTATCATTCTTCTTTTGGGTATAACCAGTTAGCCTAAAGTTTTTCTGTATATCCACAAAATTAATCTATATTTAAATCTTTTCAGTTATCAAGATTTTTCAAAATCCTTTTATAGTCAGCGATCTCTATTCTGGATAACACCGTAATTTGCCTGTTATTAATAAAAATCGATATTATCCGGTGCAAGGTATTTCTATATCACAAAATTATTTCTTTTGTCACGACACATATTGCTCTTTTGTATTTTTCCAACTCAAGATTCAAATAAAAAACCCGCAACCGGAATTCATCGGGCGCGGGTTTTTTATTTTGTGAAGCTCACCAACTAAAAGGGGCGGCACCTAAGGTTCTAATATTATACTCCCCCCTCACCCTCACTCCCGGCGGGAGAGGGGATGAATGGCTTAATTTAACAACATTGGGGATCACCCCATTATCTTCTATTATTTTCCATACTTACATCAGCCGAAATACCTCTTCAGCAGTCCTTCAAAGGCCTGCCCATGACGGGCTTCATCCTTGCACATTTCATGAACCGTGTCATGGATAGCATCGAGATTCAACTCTTTGGCGCGGGTGGCCAGTTTTTTCTTTCCGGCACAGGCCCCGTTTTCTGCGGCAACTCTTGCCTTGAGATTTTCTTCTGTGCTTGCAACAAGAACTTCACCAAGCAGTTCAGCAAACTTTGCCGCATGCTCTGCTTCTTCAAAGGCGATTCTTTTGTAGGCCTCTGCAATCTCCGGATAGCCTTCCCTGTCGGCCTGGCGGCTCATGGCGAGGTACATACCGACTTCCGTACATTCGCCGGTAAAGTTCATTCTCAGCCCCTCTACGATTTCACTGTCCACATCTTTTGCAACGCCAATCCTGTGCTCATCAGCCCAGGCAAGACCCTCCCGGCTCTGCTCTTCGAACTTGTTTGCCCCGGCGCCACATTGAGGACACTTGTCAGGCGGGGTATCTCCTTCATGAATGTAACCGCAAATCGTACAAACCCATTTCTTCATTTGTTTCTCTCCTTTTATATGTTTTATTTAATACTATTTATGAGATTGGCAGGAATAAATCCCTCCTGACCTCCCTTTACAAAAGGGAGGGATTGTGGCTTCCCTTTATAAAACAACAAGGATGGGTACAGTGAAACGTAACCCATCAAATGACCAATCTTTTCTATTCCCATTCAATGCAGCCGAGTGGAGTATTTGACGGTGGAAGAAGGGGATAAACTGTTTGAGCGTAGCGAGTTTTAGTAACTTAGAAATTTTTAATTTCGTAAAGGCACTTATCCTATTTAGGGCTTGTCCCCGCCACAGTCAAATGCGTGAGCGAGGGAAGCCGCAGGCCAAAATTTAGTAACTTAGAAATTTATTTCGCGAAGGCACTTATTCGGCTTGTCCGTAAAGGGCGGCTTTCTTTTGCATACTTTTCTTTGCGCCTTTATACTCTTTAGGGTGAAAGAAAAGTATGTTTGTTCATCAAACAAAAAAAGAAGCTAATCCCTATATCTTCACATCGCCAAGGCCTACCTGCTCCTCCCCAATACCTTCAACTTGGCATCAATCATCTCGCCATGCCTCAAGTTGAGAAGGTGGGCAATTTTTTTAACGAGATAGTCTTCATGCTGATCCAGATGGCCGTCAGCATAAACAACCCTCCAGACCAGTTCCATAAGCTGGATTTTTTCTTCCGGTGAATAATTCTGATTGATAAGGCTCGTAAATTGCCAGAGATCGACGCTCCCTTCAAGCTCTTCATGGGACAGATCAATTAGCTCATGGGCCATCTCTTCCGACAGGTCAAATTCTTTTTTCAGAATGGCAACGATGCGCCCTTTTTCATCTTCACTGAATTCATCATCAATATTCGCCATTTCAATCATCAGGGCGCAGGCGGCTTTCTGTATCACTTGCTCCCTTGATTCGCCCCCCTTTCCTTCAAGGGAAGCACTCTGGTTAAAAAAATCTTTTATTTTTGACAGCATTTACCTTCCTTTCATGAAAAATATTTTGACACTGATTAACACTAAGTTGAATATTATTTAAACCTGTAATTATCATAACCCCACCCAAGCGCCCCTTACCTTAAGGGGAGGAGCATAAATTCCCTCGCTTAAGATAAGAGGGGGCCAGGGGGAGTTATGACAAAAGTCTTACTTAAAAACCCTGTAGTAAAACTACTCCTCCATGAGTGGCTCCTTCTCCCCTGCCGGAAGCTCCTGCACATTACGAAGCTTTCTTTCAATGGTACGTGATTTTCTGGCCGCCGTTTCGATGGTGTTGCTTGCCTCGTGAAGCTTCTTTTGCGTTTTGTCGAGAATATCGCCGAATTTGCCGAATTCCGTCTTTACGGCGCCAAGCAAAGCCCAAACCTCGCTGGAACGTTTTTCAATAGCGATAGTTCTGAATCCCATCTGCAGGCTGTTTAATAGCGCCGCCAGTGTTGTGGGGCCCGTAACGACAACCCTGAATTCACGTTGAATTTTGTCACATAAGCCGGGGCGTCTTAAAACTTCAGCGTAGAGTCCTTCAATGGGAATAAACATGATTCCAAAATCCGTCGTATTGGGCGGGTCGAGATATTTTTCCTTAATACTCTTTGCTTCATTTTTTATACGTACCTCAATCTGCCTGGACGATTCCTCCACAAGGGCAAGGTCCGCTTTTTCCTGTGCATCGACAAGGCGCTGGTAATCTTCCTGGGGGAATTTGGCATCAATGGGAAGCCAGACTTCACCCTCTCCCTCATCTCTCCCGGGCAGTTTAATGGCAAATTCGACCCTGTCGTTACTTCCCTTTTTGGTGGCTACATTTTTGGCATACTGGTCGTCAGTGAGAACCTGTTCAAGAAGGTTGCCAAGCTGCACTTCGCCCCAGGTTCCCCTTGTTTTCACATTGGTAAGCACCTTTTTCAGGTCCCCCACACTCGATGCCAGCGACTGCATTTCGCCAAGCCCTTTATGTACCTGTTCAAGCCTTTCACTCACCATTTTGAAGGATTCACCAAGACGCTTTTCCAGAGTGGCATGAAGCTTTTCATCGACGGTGGCCCGCATCTGCTCCAGTTTTTTGCTGTTGTCTTCCTGAAGCAGGTTCAGTTTCTGCTCAATCGTTTCCCTCATTTTTTCAAGGCGCTCTTCATTGCTTGAAGTCAGCCTTGTGAGCTGGGTGGAAAAGGTGTCGAGCTGGTTTTTCTGCATGGTTGAAATATCGGTAATGCGTGAAAAGAGACCATCGCCAAAGGTCTTGAGAGCGTTTGCCAGCTCTTCACGCCCCTGCCTTGCCTGAAGAGTCGCTTCTTCCCTGTTTTTTGTGATTTCTTCCTTCATGCCCCGTTCTGTTCTCTCTGAATTCTTTTCAAGTGAGCTAATCTGGTCTTCCAGTTGAACGAGTTCCCTACCCTCTTTTCTTGTAAAAAGGAGGATGAGCAAAACGAGTATTGCCACGGCAAGTATGGCGATAAGAATTAATAAGCCTTCTATCATAAGTTTATCCTTTTTCAGTCATTGCGAGGCGGTCGACAAGACCGACGTGGCAATCTCAATGTTCTGTATTTAGATGTGAGATTGCTTCACTCCCTTCGCAAAGGCTCTTTTTTTCTCACAATTATATTCCCGTGAAGAACCATTTTACGGATGCCCGATTAAAAACTTCGGGTCGGAGACCTCTGGTCAGAGATCTCCACATGACGCAAATTTAACAATCAATAAATGAATAAAACAGGGCAAGATGCTAACATTCATTTCACTTAGAAACAAGGGCCATATTCATTTCTTCTCAATACCAAGATCCTTCATTCGCCGCCAAAGGGTAGTCCGGCTTATTTTGAGCCGTTTGGCGCAGGTCTGGAGTTTCCAGTCCGATTCGTTGAGCGCCCTGACGATGGTTTCCCTTTCCAGTTCCTTAAGCGGTTCGTCGCTGTCCATGGCCCTGTCGATAAGATCAGAACTTTGCAACTCCTTGGGAAGATGCTCGGGATGAATGGTCTTTCCCCGGCAGCGAACAAAGGCGTGCTCCATAACATGTTCAAGTTCACGAATATTACCGGGGTAGTTGTAGTCCATAAGGAGTTCCATCGTCCTTGGTGAGAGATTGGTAATCTCGCGGGACATCTCTTTGTTGAATTTTTCGATGAAATGGTTTACCAGAATAGGAATGTCGTCAGTCCGCTCCCTAAGGGCCGGAAGACGGATAGGAACGACCTTGAGCCGGTAATAGAGGTCTTCTCTGAAGGCCCCCTTTTCCACCATATCTTTAAGTTCACGGTTAGTGGCCGCAACGACGCGAACATCAACTTTTATCGATTTCGTTCCCCCCACCCGTTCAAACTCACTCTCCTGTAATACACGAAGCAGTTTTACCTGCGTCTGGAGCGATATCTCTCCTATTTCATCGAGAAAGAGCGTTCCCCCGTTGGCCAACTCGAAACGACCTGCCTTGTCTGCAATGGCTCCCGTATAGGCCCCTTTTACATGGCCGAAAAGTTCACTTTCCAGTACCCCTTCGGCAAGAGCGGCACAGTTGAGCTTAATAAAAGGCTTGCCACTTCGGGGAGAACTGTGATGAATGGCATTGGCAATGAGTTCCTTCCCCGTACCCGACTCCCCTTCAATGAGCACTGTGGATCGCGTAGGCGCTACTTCATGAAGCAGTTCATAGACTTCATGCATCTTGTAATTTCGCCCGACTACATTATTAAAGGAGTAGCGGTCCTTCAGTTCGCTTTTGAGTTCCTGGATGAGCGTTACATCCCTGAATATTTCGGCGGCGCCGATGACTTTTCCGTTTTTGTCCCTGATGGCAGAAGTATTGATGCTGAGTGTTTTCTTCTTTCCATCCTTTTCCAGAACAGCTTCGTAATTATAAATGTGCTCCCCCGTTTTCATCGTCTGCGACATAAGACAACCGAGGGCACAGGCAGAGTGGGCAACCACTTCCCTGCAATTTTCCCCGCACATAATGCTTTCTCCGTCGGCGCCTCCCAGAATTTCCTGGGCTGCGCGATTGACAAAAAGGACCTTGCGTTCAAGCCCTACAACAATGACCCCATCAGCAATGCCATTGAGTATAGCATCACTATTTAAACCGACCAGTAAATCACCGTCTTCCATTCTTTCCTCCCCATGAAACCAAGTCGTTTCAAATATTTGCTTAATAGCAGGTGTTGAATAATAAATGATACATTATGCTACACTGCCAGCGACACTTCTGTTTCATTACTACCCTGATTATAAGAGGGCACAAGATGATTTGCAATACATGTTTCACAAATAAACATTGTTTCACGACTGAAACAATCTGCAAGTATTAGATTTTATTAGATTTTTTCTAGCAGAAAAAATAATCACACACAGCGTTTCTACTTTGAAACATTACACGCAAGGAAGACAAACAGCTCTCTCCCGGCCTTAAGCAGCTAACCACCTGTAATTATTGATACTTTTTATGGCGCCATATATTTGGCACACTAAATGCTAATATATAAGATGAATATAATCAAACCTTAAAAAAGGAGAAAAAAATGAAAGACTTAATCATTATCACAAAGGGCATTGGAATTATCTTTGCTGCGCTTGTAACGGCTACGCTCAACTTCCCCATACTGTAAGCAATGCAATTTTCAGCCTTTAGCCGACAGGGAAGTCTTCAACAGGGTACCATTCGTGGGGAGAGCCCTTCGTTGAAAAGAGACTGATTTTCCTGATTTGAAAAGAGCAGTCTCTATGGCCGATCATTTCTGCAACAATATCCTTTTTAGCCTCTACGGACATATTGCCGTAAACAAGACTAAGATGAGGCATAAAGAGGGGGCCGTCCATTCGCCCAAAGAGGCTCCTCGCCTTTAAATTCGCCGTCATCAAGCCGGGACTTTCTCCGGCAACCAAAAAGAGACACCTGAAGTATTCATCGAGATAGCCCGTACCGCTCAAGCTTACAGGAAAGCGCTCAATAGAAGAAGCCAGTTGCGCCGTCTTTTCGACGATCTCCTCTTCATCTTCAGTTAGCTGTCCGAGAAGCGTGACATGGGGCAAAAAGGATGGCGTGCCAAGGGCGCTGCTCAACTTTAAAATGAGCGCTTCAAGCACCTTTCTCGCTTCACCTTCCGGCACGAGCCAGAGCGAATATCCTTTTACCCTGTTTTCCATTGACAGTTGATTCATTCCATGACCGGAGAAATAAGGCCGCCGGATAGCGCCCATCCAAAACCTACGATAGACGGGACTTTGTTTTCAATCCGGAAAAGAGGGCTTTTTTGCAAGATCAAGGGTTTGCACGGAGACGTACTGCTGCGCGTGGCACAGGCAAAACCGAAGATTGACGCTGAGATTGCGAAAGAGCGCCCTTTCCCGATGAAAACTAAAGAACTATCCGCTTTTTTTTGCAATAATTCCTGATAACAGAGAGAGCCTGGTTCGCTCTCTGTATTTTCATGTTTCGTTTTTTAAGGGCCATCACATCTTCAAGGGGGATTTGCTCCTGCCTCAACTCCCTGATCACCATATTGACGTTAACAGTCATGGTTTTCAAATCCTGCGGCGTATATTTCTTCAAAGTAGCCATGGTAACATTTGCAAAGCCTTCAGCTATATCCACAGCAAGTTTGTGCGGATTTCCACTTATCGTCATAAACTGCTCCTCTCCGGCTAAATTGTTTCTGCCTGAATCCTGCAAGCAATTCAGTAGTCAGGCTCTGTTAATAAATGTAGACTTCCGTGCCACGCTTCACCATGGAATAGAGTTCCTTCAAATCTTTCTTGCCCATCCTTATACAACCGTGGGTTTCTTTTTTACCGTTAATTACGCCACTTTTCGTTCCGTGAATAGCATAGCCGCCGCCCAGCTTAAGCCTGTACTTACCCAGTTCACCTTTTACCGCCCTGTCTTCAATGGAAATAGTTTTAGGGAGCTCAAGCCCCTTTTCATGCCATACCCAGTCAGGCTTGTACCAGATGGGGTTTCTCTGTTTTACCTCAATAACCCTTTTTCCCCTGGGGGTAAGAAAATTATAGGTCTTTCCCGTTTTTTTTACTTTTGTCCACCCCTTGCCTGTAGAAACGGTATATTCCTTGAGCGTCTTCGACCCGATCTTGACGTAAAGAAGATTTTCGCCAAGACTTACAGCCAGGTAAACCTTGTGACTGTCAATACTCTTCTTTATATCTTCCAGAACCTCCTTTGCCCTTAAAAATTCTTCGTTTGACTGTTTTACTTCTTCAAACTTGCGGCCAATGGAGTCAATTTGCTTTTCAAGACCTGCGATTCGATCTTCGGCGCCTGATAGCTTACCCTTTAAAAACTGGTTTTCATTGTTAAGCTGCCTGTTTTCTTCATCCAGCTTATCCAGGCTTTTAGAGAGAGGAAAAAAGAAAGCGCCTGATGCAATAAGAGCAAAAGAGGCAAAGCCAAGCGCTGATTTCCAGGGGCGTCTTCCCTTCAGCAGTTCTGTTTCCTCATCTTTGTCACTTTGGGAAGCGCTCTCAATGGCCTGAGGAGGCGAGACCTTATTTTGAACCTCCTTATTTGTTTCCTCATGGGGTTTATCTTTATCAAGATACCTGGCCAGCATGGGGTGAGAAGCGACCTTAATCCACCGCTTTCCATCGGGGCTGATTTCCCCGTTACCTGAAAGGTTGCCTGCGTTGACCCTGAATCTCAAAACCCTGAGACTTACCGGAAGGCCTCCTTCCCCCTTTACTCTCCAGATCCTTTCCGACAGGCCCTTATCGGGCAGGACCGTCTCGGAAAGGCAAAAAACAGTCTGGCACTTCCTGCACTGGATAACGCCTGCATAACCCTTCCTGTATTCACCTTCAAGACCACATGAGGGACATTTGATTAACACTGCCGGAAACCTTTCAAAAGATTTTTATTATTCTCATTTTGCTGTCAAAAGTCCGAACAGGGCAACTGTCGACAGCATTATATTTTTCTCCCCCATTGCAAGAGATTCACCTTTCACAGTTCCCCCACCCTATTGTCTTTTCCCTTTTTTGACACTTAATTTACCACTTCATATAAAATTATACTACTTTATCTCCCTGCATTTTGAAAAAAATATCCTTTTTCATGGCAACATGTTGATTCTCACTCTCTTTTTGATATGCTAAAGATAAGGATAAATTATGTTCAAATTTCTAATCATATCCATCATTTATTTTACCCCGGGCCTTATGGCAATGCCCTCTCTTTCTCTCGCTGCAAAGGATCCTTTTGAAAGCATGCGCAAAGCAATGGTTGAGCGGGATATCAAGGGACGGGGCATATCGGATAAAGCAACGCTTTCAGCCATGCTGAAAGTAAAGCGACACCTTTTTGTCCCCAAAGCAGCGCAGCATCAGGCCTACTCTGATCATCCCCTTCCTATCGGCTACGGACAGACCATATCACAACCTTATATCGTCGCTCTCATGACGGAAAAACTTGAAGTTAAAAAAGGAGATAAAGTCCTGGAGATTGGCACGGGGTCAGGCTATCAGGCAGCCGTCCTGGCCGAGACAGGTGCAAAGGTGTGGACCATTGAGATAATAAAAGAACTGTCAAAGTCGGCAGGGCAAAACCTTAAAAAAAACGGATACGGCCATGTGGAGGTAAAGCATGGTGACGGATATTACGGATGGAAAGAGGCCGGCCCCTTCGACGCCGTGATCGTCACGGCGGCAGCCAACCACATTCCTCCCCCCCTGCTAAAACAATTAAAAGAGGGAGGGAGACTCATCATTCCCCTGGGAAGCACCACCTACTATCAGACACTGACTCTGGTGACAAAAAAGGAAGGGAAGCATCTCGTCGATCATATCAGCGGCGTCATTTTTGTTCCCATGACGGGGAAAATGCTGGAGTGAATTATTTCGCTTTATTCGGAAATAATTGGGCCACCATGTTGCATAGAAACAAATCCGTACGTAAGTGTTTCGCGCAAAGCCGCAAAGGACGCAAAGAAAAACTATAAAAACATTAAATTTAGTAAAGAATCTATGCCCAGAGGACGGTGGTTTTTCTTTTAGCCATGAAGGGGCTTGTTTTCACTTCCCGTTAAAACGCAGCCGAGTGAAGCAGCTGGCTGAGGATGAAGGTCACAAACTGTCTGAGCGAAGCGAGTTTTTGTGACCGCCGAAGGCAGATGCGGAAGCGAGGGAAGTCCCGCCTCGGCGGGACCAA
The DNA window shown above is from Deltaproteobacteria bacterium and carries:
- a CDS encoding protein-L-isoaspartate(D-aspartate) O-methyltransferase — its product is MFKFLIISIIYFTPGLMAMPSLSLAAKDPFESMRKAMVERDIKGRGISDKATLSAMLKVKRHLFVPKAAQHQAYSDHPLPIGYGQTISQPYIVALMTEKLEVKKGDKVLEIGTGSGYQAAVLAETGAKVWTIEIIKELSKSAGQNLKKNGYGHVEVKHGDGYYGWKEAGPFDAVIVTAAANHIPPPLLKQLKEGGRLIIPLGSTTYYQTLTLVTKKEGKHLVDHISGVIFVPMTGKMLE
- a CDS encoding TerB family tellurite resistance protein → MLSKIKDFFNQSASLEGKGGESREQVIQKAACALMIEMANIDDEFSEDEKGRIVAILKKEFDLSEEMAHELIDLSHEELEGSVDLWQFTSLINQNYSPEEKIQLMELVWRVVYADGHLDQHEDYLVKKIAHLLNLRHGEMIDAKLKVLGRSR
- a CDS encoding NADH peroxidase; amino-acid sequence: MKKWVCTICGYIHEGDTPPDKCPQCGAGANKFEEQSREGLAWADEHRIGVAKDVDSEIVEGLRMNFTGECTEVGMYLAMSRQADREGYPEIAEAYKRIAFEEAEHAAKFAELLGEVLVASTEENLKARVAAENGACAGKKKLATRAKELNLDAIHDTVHEMCKDEARHGQAFEGLLKRYFG
- a CDS encoding L,D-transpeptidase family protein, which codes for MLIKCPSCGLEGEYRKGYAGVIQCRKCQTVFCLSETVLPDKGLSERIWRVKGEGGLPVSLRVLRFRVNAGNLSGNGEISPDGKRWIKVASHPMLARYLDKDKPHEETNKEVQNKVSPPQAIESASQSDKDEETELLKGRRPWKSALGFASFALIASGAFFFPLSKSLDKLDEENRQLNNENQFLKGKLSGAEDRIAGLEKQIDSIGRKFEEVKQSNEEFLRAKEVLEDIKKSIDSHKVYLAVSLGENLLYVKIGSKTLKEYTVSTGKGWTKVKKTGKTYNFLTPRGKRVIEVKQRNPIWYKPDWVWHEKGLELPKTISIEDRAVKGELGKYRLKLGGGYAIHGTKSGVINGKKETHGCIRMGKKDLKELYSMVKRGTEVYIY
- the rmuC gene encoding DNA recombination protein RmuC, with the translated sequence MIEGLLILIAILAVAILVLLILLFTRKEGRELVQLEDQISSLEKNSERTERGMKEEITKNREEATLQARQGREELANALKTFGDGLFSRITDISTMQKNQLDTFSTQLTRLTSSNEERLEKMRETIEQKLNLLQEDNSKKLEQMRATVDEKLHATLEKRLGESFKMVSERLEQVHKGLGEMQSLASSVGDLKKVLTNVKTRGTWGEVQLGNLLEQVLTDDQYAKNVATKKGSNDRVEFAIKLPGRDEGEGEVWLPIDAKFPQEDYQRLVDAQEKADLALVEESSRQIEVRIKNEAKSIKEKYLDPPNTTDFGIMFIPIEGLYAEVLRRPGLCDKIQREFRVVVTGPTTLAALLNSLQMGFRTIAIEKRSSEVWALLGAVKTEFGKFGDILDKTQKKLHEASNTIETAARKSRTIERKLRNVQELPAGEKEPLMEE
- a CDS encoding sigma 54-interacting transcriptional regulator, with amino-acid sequence MEDGDLLVGLNSDAILNGIADGVIVVGLERKVLFVNRAAQEILGGADGESIMCGENCREVVAHSACALGCLMSQTMKTGEHIYNYEAVLEKDGKKKTLSINTSAIRDKNGKVIGAAEIFRDVTLIQELKSELKDRYSFNNVVGRNYKMHEVYELLHEVAPTRSTVLIEGESGTGKELIANAIHHSSPRSGKPFIKLNCAALAEGVLESELFGHVKGAYTGAIADKAGRFELANGGTLFLDEIGEISLQTQVKLLRVLQESEFERVGGTKSIKVDVRVVAATNRELKDMVEKGAFREDLYYRLKVVPIRLPALRERTDDIPILVNHFIEKFNKEMSREITNLSPRTMELLMDYNYPGNIRELEHVMEHAFVRCRGKTIHPEHLPKELQSSDLIDRAMDSDEPLKELERETIVRALNESDWKLQTCAKRLKISRTTLWRRMKDLGIEKK
- a CDS encoding 2'-5' RNA ligase family protein → MGAIRRPYFSGHGMNQLSMENRVKGYSLWLVPEGEARKVLEALILKLSSALGTPSFLPHVTLLGQLTEDEEEIVEKTAQLASSIERFPVSLSGTGYLDEYFRCLFLVAGESPGLMTANLKARSLFGRMDGPLFMPHLSLVYGNMSVEAKKDIVAEMIGHRDCSFQIRKISLFSTKGSPHEWYPVEDFPVG
- a CDS encoding DUF1439 domain-containing protein, which encodes MSESDIREKLDKKLPLTKSYFFIIQITLQNPRILLENGTKRVNAGLDVLLNIKIDKNPKPLGGSVDVSGGVRYLAEKGEFYLTDPVIESLGVQGIPDKYMQKVNKALTKALAKYYDENPIYTLNLGDGKQAVARMVLKDVVVENKELVVTLGI